The Solanum pennellii chromosome 4, SPENNV200 genomic interval TATCACTCAATGGCATTCAAAAATATCGAATATCGTAGCGTTTCAAGCGATGGAAAACGTGAAATGACTTTGGCAGAATTCAAGAGATGGTTGAAGAAATTCGATGAAAATAAGGATGGAAAGATTAGCAAAGAAGATCTCCGAGAGGCGGTCCGATCGAACGGAGGATGGTTCCGACGGATAAAGGTCCATCGGGCTGTTAAATATGCTGATGTTAACGGCGATGGATCCATTGATGAGGATGAAATCATGAACCTAGCCGAGTTCGCGTTGAAGCACTTAGGTATTAAGATTGTGTCTTATTAATTTTCATGTTTGTATGTTGTAACAATAACTAACTATTTACCTTCGAAGGTGTTATGATTGTGTCTTAGTAATTTTTCTGTTTGTATGTTTGTAATAATAACTAACTATTTCTGTTGAAGCTTCGACGGACAgagttatattttgatatatatatgtgtgtggaTTTCAAGGTGGTCACTACACAATTGCCAAGGCAAAGGGAAGCCTAATTCGATATTGTTGTTTACTCTGATCCGATCGAGGTGGTTTTCGTTTACCAACATTCTAAAATCCTATGAATGAGAACTTGATCTAAAGTACTCTTATATTACCGGCAATTAAAAATTCTGAGACATAATTTTCTTCCAATAGTTAATGAATCCATAGAGCagcataaaaaataaacatagaactccaatgtttaaaattatcaagCAAGAAAACACTACCTCATGGTAATAACACTTTTGCCCATATAACAAGAGTTTATATAGGTGACCAAAACCTCTGCAGCTTCTTATACAACATTTACAAAGTCCAACTATTCGATCGTTATGGAACTTATTTGTAATTTCCTccgaaaattgtatatatacatgaacGCAGAGCAAATGAGCAACAAGCAACTATTGATGCATGCTAGTAACTTCCATGAGCAATATATACAAGTTACAGTGAAGCTGTCTTTGGTTAAGCCAAAGCTGTGTAGTTTAGAGTATGTAATTACCAACTCGCTCCTTATGCAAATAAcgtaaaaggaaagaaaaatacaacaaaGGTTCGCATTGTGAGTCCACTCACACGTGTTTTCTCTTTGCATGCGATATGCAGATCAAGAAGCTATACTCACATAGTCAGCCTCCGTAAGCTGCACCTATGAACAAACAAGACGGATGATCATTAAAATGAATGTAATAGTGAAAATGCTCTGATGTTCCACGTCAAGATAGCTAACTGTGAGGGAAACAATTGAAACTTGAGATATCACAGATTAATTTCTCTTTGCTCTATTAAGTACTAAATAATCAAGTATAAAAAGGGGGCAGTCCGGTGCACTAAGCTCGCTCTATGCGCGAGGTCTGGGGAAGAGCTGGACCACAAGAGTCTATAGTATGCAGCCTTACCCTGCATTTCTGCAAGAGGCTATTTCCACAGCTCGAACTTGTGACCTCCGGGTTACATGGAAGCAACTTTACCAGTTACGCCATGGCTCCCCTTCTATATGGTCAAGTATCATCTATGTAACAAAAGAAAAGCTAAGAAATCCAACCTGCTCACTGAGGACATAGGTGGAAACAAGTCATTAACACAACCATGTAGACAGGAGTATGACATTGTATCTGTGTTGCGCTTTAGCACAATTTGACCCTGTACACCATCATAATAGTATCATCAAAACACTGCTACTTGCAAAAGGCCCTTTTCAGTTGACTTCGACATACCTTTGAATTGATGGTGAAGATTTTTGCTTCAGGTACTTCAACCTTGAGGTAGCAGATCTCGTCAGTGTCCCTGTTTCCAAAACCAGCATAAAACGGATTCCTATTATAAGGGAACAATGCCTTGATTTCCTGCAATTTGAAAGTCGACTCtatgttaattatttatattttttgccaAAGCTAAGATGACCTAAGATGAATTGACAAATGTTAGTCACTAAAACGTCTACACAGCCCTTAGGTAGTTGCAAAACATTATTATTCCAAGAGAAAATTTCTGGTAAATAGGATGGGGGAATGAAGCACCAAAGGAGAAAGTGGTGTTGCTTTTATCGTGAGAGAAGTTTCCCTCTCCAAGTTATGATTTAAAGTTTTATCTTATTATACAATCCATCTTGTGATTATTTACTATATTAACCACATCTCGATGTTTCTGCACAGTCATATTTTAAGCACAGGACACACCAAGCAACCCAACTTCTCATACACCTTAAAACAGGAGTGAGTAGATGTAAGTTGTTTATTCCTTTAAATGATAAAAGCACTCTTATCAGAAGCAGATCATCACTAGGTTGCAGCATTAGTCCAAGGCCTCCCCATCCTCATGGCTTTGGTGGGCACGCAGAACTTCTTTGCTTAATATGCTAAAATACTGTAAcgaggaaaaaaaatgaatcaagaaTTGACCTGTAAGCAAGCAATTTTGAATTCCTGGGGAGCTCTTTTAACCACTGCAAAAGATAAAAGAGTTAGATGCACCTTTCAATCATACTCCTAGCAAAATCCGAAGCACTTCTTCATGGAGAATTTAGTTCAAATATCCTACTAAAAACTGGAGCAGTAACTGAACAACTGGCACTATGGAGATGTTAAAATATGAGGTAGTGAGATTGGCGCTACAATGCAAATATGTTCATTAAAAATGAGTGGTAGTAACCAATTAACACCAGCAAAAACTTACTTCTCCGTCAAAGATATGCCTGCATCACcaattgaaaattatataatgaaaGAAAGTGCAACATGCCActataaataaatttctaaaagaaaaacagATTTATATTAGCTTTTTATTCTACCCGGATGTTGTAAGATGATTGTGTTTTATTCTACTTATCATGGGTCACACGAATACGGGAAAACAGAATATTACCAACTCAATTGGATATAGTTTCGAGCAATGAAGAGTTAAAGGGAGAACTCTTCACAGAATAAAGAAAGGAACAACCTTCTCTatatagagaaagaaaaagCCCATCAGGAGATGTGACAACTGGTCCTTCCGGTAATCCCTTTCCATCCTGCAATTATGAAAAACACAAAAGATGAAGTCAAACTAATGGATGAGGAGAAAAAGGAAATGTACACTTAAGATAAAATACCTGCATAAGATTAAACAGGAATTGTCTAGTCAGATAGGCCTGTGAAATAGAACGTGCACTCAAGAAAAGCAATTGATAACCGTTCTCCTGCAGAAAGAAGACAAGATCAGACACTCGTATCCTACTATCAGAGGAAAACCAAACGATATATTTAAATAGAGTAAGTGTAGAAACATTTTGACCTTAGCAGTCATTGCAAAAACACAAATATGTGTTCCCGATATAATgaacattcttttttttaccAGAACAGTATAAAGACCACACTTGAACTAAAGACCTGGATCTAGTAACAATTTGCTTGCCATAAATATGAAATTGGCACCATACCTTCTCACGGTTAGTCTGAATAAACCTCCTAAAaaagggagaagagaaaatgaaTCAAGTCTACAAACCTTGATAGCCGATAAGAGATGTGCAACACCTGTCTGTGACCAATCCCTCCCCACCAAAGGCATGAACTGTCCTAGAACGTCAGATCTGTTTAATTGAGAAAAACTAGCACACATCAGGCAGAAACAAGGAAAAATGTGATCTACatctattatttatattaactaACTCAAACAGAAGTCTAGCATTCTTGTCCACTAAGTTGTTCACTAAAGAGCCAATAACCAAAAGGCGAACCAATATAAGTTCAATAAGGAGCAAAGGCAACCAGCATAGAAAATTTTAGAGCAGGGAAATGACTAAAGGTACGCAAGTTCCAATCCATTCTGGAAAAGGAACACGTCATGTACGAATTAAGCAAGTGCATGACAAGAAACAAAGAGAAAGGGGCAAAAGTAACTAGAAATGACAGTTGTTATCTGTTTCTATGCCATGTTTTGATGGAAACACAACATAGAGTCATAGTGTTGGAGTAGATTTAGCTGCTCCAAAAGTTAGAACATAGGAGCCAAACCAGACACATCAAGTGTTTCATTGACTCGGCTAAATTTATCCCTATTGGAGTCTGGAGACCAATGAAAAAGGGCAGATCCTTAATTTCCTACCTTCTGATAACTATTAACTTCAAGTTGCAGTGTCAGATAACCCCTATTTCCCTGTAGAATGTTTCAAGGTCATCTAGTACATACTATGGATGTGGTTGCAACGTATAAATGGTTGGCAGTTTGCACCTCTCATAGTAATTACCCAACTTGGCATAAAAAAGATTGTCTtacattctttttcaaaaatagcaTCCCCTGTCCTAGATAACAAATCTTCTCTTCAGCCATTAATTACTTTTTGAACACCACTATTATTGCTAAATtatcaaaacaaaagaaaaagaatattgCAAAAGTTAAAGAGGACCCACTTTCTATAGgtgcataaaaaataattaatcctaACCTGATACACCACTATAATCCTAATGTGCCTCAGAAAGGCTAAGAATCTCCTAATCCTGCAAAGGATGGTCTTGAATTGAAGTCTTAGACAACCATGGGTCATTATCAGATTAAGTTCATAATTAGTTTATGACTGGAGTAGGCGGCTCGGTGTGCAGTGAGTGACATTAGCTTTTTCAGCATTGATTCTCGTACTCCTTGAATTCATTTCTAGGTATATTACCATTGTGTGCAACTCTATGCAACATTTAATGGACAAAGTCAGTGGTCGTAGAAAAAGCTCCAAGTTTGGGCTTCAAAGTTCTCTTTCGAAAgttgaaaagataaaaatctCAATTTCATATCTATTTGTAAACCCACTTCTATACAATTAATTATGTATCAACTCTGCTCTTAATCTCCCAAGACAAACTAAGAAAATCTATAAGGGAAGAGTGGATACTCATCTCGTGTTTAAACACTTCTTAGTGCATCTGCTTCATGTTAAGGTTCATCAATTAAGACCACCTTTCATCTAATTCTAAGACTTTCGGGCATGGAAATGAATCATAAAGCTAACTCTGAGAAGAAAGCAGTTTAGAGAGGACAATAACAGCAACATCTATATTAGAAAAGGAATTGATTTTACCTAGTAATTGTTCCATCAACATCCGAGATTACAATATTTGCGTCCCATCTCCACAAATATATACGTGCATCAACCTGAAATATACGAACCTCAGACAAATTATAAGCATGCATTTGCATACATACCAAAAGGAGATGTAATGAGAAGAAGTGACCTGCTGTTTTGAGCACGTGAATACAACCACATTCTTTCCCTCCTTCAGATTCAAAGTTGCAAGTTGTTCAGATGTTCGAGTAGTTAAAGAATATCCATTTTCCATGTCTCGCTCCCTTAGGAAGAATGCCTGCCCTCTATTATCTAAATTCATACGAAAACCAGCTTCAACGCCATTGACACTTACATTAACCGCATTTTCTCTAGCCTTCAAAACCCCCTGAATCTTCCCAAATCTAACATACCAAGGAGTTGATTTCAAACTCCCATCTGGCTGCCTCACCACAATGATATCCACAGCACCACCAAATGGATTTAAAGTCCCCGAAACACTACGTACCCCTCTACCTATGTAACTACCTATCCTCCCCATAGTACTCATTCTCttataacaacaacaactactacGCACTGTCCTAAACAATTCGAGTtcagctatatgaatcctcactaACCACGTGACTCTGTTTAAATCATCTAATATCAATACATACAAGAAAATCTAACAAAGCTTCCCACAAATAACAAACCCAATTCACCAAGATTGTATTTTTTGGCTCATATGCTACAATTCATTAATCCCCTCAACCAAATCTTTAGATCTTTCCcataaaaatccaatctttacTCATTTCCTAAATCGTTTTCTCTTGCTCACGTATTTGGATTCTAACAAACAAATGATCAAAGAACATTAATTGATCAAGATTCAAATACAGATAAAAGAGGAAAACctaaaagaacataaataaatttgctGAAACCCCCAACAAATCAAACATAAAAAGATAGCAATAAAATGggagaaaaaattgaaatttttttctcagGGCTCACATATTCTCTTCTAGTTTTTGATCAGAAATCAACAAAACCAAAATCTAAAAGAGAATCATAGTTTCAGAACAAAACCGTCAAGAATATTTAACGTTGAAGAATTGTTTGGTGAAAGAGCATAGTATTTATTCTATAGAATATAAAAACACGGAGTCTAATAAAACAACACCGCTATTGTgcctaatatttttattaggtTATTATTGACTCGTATTTATATTTAGGTATttacacatataatatcaaacgGGTAAGTAACCAATGAAAGAATATTGACCGAGTTAATTGAGTAGATGATTTTTTGCATCGGattcttaaagtttaaaattttttatttatgttcttATTCGAGTAAATGCGTTGTCAAGTTTATTTTCTACTCACTTAAAACTAGGAATTGCAAATTTTTTAtcctaaaaaaatatgaataagaaaaaaataaagtaaaatttaaagaaatatctTTGAATCTTTCGAGagaattaaagataaaatagaaATGATAAACGAAGGGACGTGGTGTAAAGTGAATTTTAGGCTATGTGGGGGTGATATGGGTTTTAGGCAATACAGCTGCAAGAAGGGTTGAAATAGATATTTTTGCTAAGTTTATGTTAGGATTTAAAAACCATTATACTTGTTAAAAAGGGAAATGAATCAATTTTTATCGAAAAGGAtttctttatttactttttattatattattcatataaaaatacttGTAGCATTTTTTATATGGTTCAAATATAACTctcctttttttatatttgtgttCATTCATATATTACAAAAAGGAGCTTGTCTAAAATCAGAACAGTGGATTATGCTATTAGTATACATTATTAACAGGTGCACCATATTCTTGGAACTCTTAGGCAAAATCTCATCAtgtcataaaaaaattagtggAGAATCTTATCCACAAATTTTCTCTTTAGAGCATTTTAAGATTTCAATTCTTATCCTCATCCTACCACGAGTAGTCTATGTTGCTCtgaatcttcaaaaatattattgcaccCGTATCCGattcctttaaaaaaaatgctaaaagTAATTTCAAGTCTATTTTGCTCAAACTTCCCAAATATATTATTGCACTCGTATTCAGCTCATTCAAAAAAATGCACTATCGGTGCCATGCATCTGTCAACATTTTTGAAGGATTTGAGGAACATAGCCTTTATAcagaaaaattacttaaaatactGGTCCAATATTCTGTGTTATTGACAATTTAACCTTTATACAGTTTGCCTCAACATGCAAGTCCCATTATAAGACAGATTTTACAAATCACCAAACTACAACAAAATCTACACTTCCTCATTAACATATACTAATACTACAACAATTTACAAAGTTCAACTCGTCTTGAAGGAGTGATATGGAACGTATTTCGTATTTTCCTTCTCataagtatgtgtatatgtagGGCCAAAGCGTATTGGCTAGTCGATGATTGATGAGCAGAATACCAGAAAATTGAGAACACGATTTTCTTCCTCCAAGATGACGGATATAAGACAATAGTATATACACTAGCCACTTTCGCGTGCAATATACAGATACAATGAGCCTTGTCTGTGGTTCAATCAAACTTGACTTGTATTTATAGTATAAAACACATTAGCCTTTTGCTGCAAGAAGTTACAAAACACATTAGACCACAGACTGTGTTCGGAATCTACACTAATGTAACAAATTCCTGTAATTTCAGCATCACAAGTTGAAACTATAAATAAAAGTTACCTGAATCTTACGTTGGCCGTGGGGCTACCATCCCTGAATCTCAAAAAAATAGTTCAGGATGGACTCTGCTaattttcaatcaatataaGGAGGTGGAAGTCTCCAGAAATTCCACACG includes:
- the LOC107017751 gene encoding phosphatidate phosphatase PAH2-like isoform X1, with product MSTMGRIGSYIGRGVRSVSGTLNPFGGAVDIIVVRQPDGSLKSTPWYVRFGKIQGVLKARENAVNVSVNGVEAGFRMNLDNRGQAFFLRERDMENGYSLTTRTSEQLATLNLKEGKNVVVFTCSKQQVDARIYLWRWDANIVISDVDGTITRSDVLGQFMPLVGRDWSQTGVAHLLSAIKENGYQLLFLSARSISQAYLTRQFLFNLMQDGKGLPEGPVVTSPDGLFLSLYREVVKRAPQEFKIACLQEIKALFPYNRNPFYAGFGNRDTDEICYLKVEVPEAKIFTINSKGQIVLKRNTDTMSYSCLHGCVNDLFPPMSSVSRCSLRRLTM
- the LOC107017751 gene encoding phosphatidate phosphatase PAH2-like isoform X2, whose amino-acid sequence is MSTMGRIGSYIGRGVRSVSGTLNPFGGAVDIIVVRQPDGSLKSTPWYVRFGKIQGVLKARENAVNVSVNGVEAGFRMNLDNRGQAFFLRERDMENGYSLTTRTSEQLATLNLKEGKNVVVFTCSKQQVDARIYLWRWDANIVISDVDGTITRSDVLGQFMPLVGRDWSQTGVAHLLSAIKENGYQLLFLSARSISQAYLTRQFLFNLMQDGKGLPEGPVVTSPDGLFLSLYREVVKRAPQEFKIACLQEIKALFPYNRNPFYAGFGNRDTDEICYLKVEVPEAKIFTINSKGQIVLKRNTDTMSYSCLHGCVNDLFPPMSSVSSLRRLTM